In the genome of Triticum urartu cultivar G1812 chromosome 5, Tu2.1, whole genome shotgun sequence, one region contains:
- the LOC125508931 gene encoding CRS2-associated factor 1, chloroplastic-like has protein sequence MATNTLPSRSLLAAPAQHPGLRLGTSLRLSLSLSHHNQPADDPERRRAPVGSHPAFSRGDRAKKIPVPTTGEPAAGIRVTDRGLAYHLEGAPFEFQYSYTEAPRARPVALREAPFLPFGPEATPRPWTGRKPLPKSRKELPEFDSFVLPPHGKKGVKPVQSPGPFLAGMEPRYQAASREEVLGEPLTRDEVAVLVKGNLKAKRQLNMGRDGLTHNMLENIHAHWKRKRVCKIKCKGVCTVDMDNVCQQLEEKVGGKVIHRQGGVIFLFRGRNYNYRTRPVFPLMLWRPAAPMYPRLVKTVPDGLTSDEATQMRKRGCQLAPICKLGKNGVYANLVKEVREAFEACDLVRVDCSSLNKSDCRKIGAKLKDLVPCILLSFEFEHILMWRGNDWRFQPSLPLPSDQHPFNGEEKLNKMENDSATVPTSIEVVNNAASVYNSILSERERFLEDPLIPSLANDMVLSSPLTVPGLCNSKSVAVTEISVVGPLQLSTSDTVIPSLTSQFYGQGILSGNSENGDPVQRSPVDSGKSEQYPDVVETSICPTSRNDVVSKLETMSKISKDLNGHDGVKSYSNILSCVEGMLLLLEQATITGRANVLDENEFVDADVIYQKSVAFAKTAPRGPLFKSARRKSGLGKSMPDKSVRVKKHSIEHEEPSDVERKYDVDRRLGKQRNDLAQEFLSDVVPRGTLRVDELAKLLA, from the exons ATGGCAACCAACACCCTCCCCTCTCGCTCCCTCCTCGCTGCTCCGGCCCAGCACCCTGGTCTACGGCTCGGGACTTCTCTccgcctctccctctccctctctcaccACAATCAACCCGCCGACGACCCTGAGCGCCGCCGAGCTCCGGTCGGCTCTCACCCGGCCTTCTCGCGCGGTGACCGTGCCAAGAAGATCCCCGTCCCGACCACTGGCGAGCCCGCCGCCGGCATCCGGGTCACCGACCGGGGCCTCGCCTACCACCTCGAGGGGGCGCCGTTTGAGTTCCAGTACAGCTACACGGAGGCCCCACGAGCACGCCCCGTCGCGCTCCGGGAGGCTCCATTCCTGCCGTTCGGTCCCGAGGCCACGCCGCGCCCGTGGACCGGAAGGAAGCCTCTCCCCAAGAGCCGCAAGGAGCTGCCTGAGTTCGACTCTTTCGTGCTACCGCCGCATGgcaagaaaggggtgaagcccgTGCAGTCGCCAGGGCCATTCCTCGCAGGGATGGAGCCAAGGTACCAAGCGGCGTCCCGGGAGGAGGTCCTCGGGGAACCGCTCACCAGAGACGAGGTCGCCGTGCTCGTCAAGGGAAACCTCAAGGCGAAACGGCAGCTCAATATGG GCAGGGATGGTTTAACACACAATATGTTGGAGAACATTCATGCACACTGGAAGAGGAAGAGAGTTTGCAAGATAAAATGCAAAGGTGTATGTACAGTTGACATGGATAATGTCTGCCAACAACTCGAG GAAAAAGTTGGAGGAAAAGTAATACACCGTCAAGGGGGTGTTATATTTCTCTTTCGTGGCAGAAACTATAATTACAGGACTCGCCCAGTTTTTCCACTTATGCTCTGGAGACCTGCAGCACCGATGTACCCTCGCCTGGTCAAAACGGTGCCGGATGGCTTAACTTCAGACGAGGCAACACAAATGCGCAAGAGAGGGTGTCAATTAGCACCAATTTGCAAACTTG GAAAAAATGGTGTTTATGCTAACCTTGTGAAGGAAGTTAGAGAAGCATTTGAAGCATGTGATCTTGTCCGAGTTGATTGCTCAAGTCTAAACAAAAGTGATTGCAGAAAAATTGGAGCTAAACTGAAG GATCTAGTTCCATGTATCTTGCTGTCTTTTGAGTTTGAACATATACTGATGTGGAGAGGAAATGATTGGAGATTCCAACCATCTCTTCCTTTGCCAAGTGATCAACATCCGTTCAATGGTGAAGAAAAATTGAATAAAATGGAAAATGATTCAGCAACTGTTCCAACTTCTATCGAGGTGGTCAATAATGCAGCATCTGTTTACAACAGCATCTTGAGTGAACGTGAACGTTTTCTGGAAGATCCCTTGATTCCTAGTCTTGCTAATGATATGGTGCTAAGTTCTCCACTTACAGTCCCTGGATTGTGTAATTCTAAGAGTGTAGCTGTAACTGAAATCTCAGTTGTTGGTCCATTACAACTTTCTACTTCAGATACAGTGATTCCATCTCTTACGTCACAGTTTTATGGCCAAGGTATCCTATCAGGCAACAGTGAAAATGGAGATCCAGTTCAAAGGTCTCCTGTTGACTCTGGGAAGTCTGAACAATATCCAGATGTGGTAGAAACTTCCATTTGTCCGACGAGCAGGAATGATGTGGTCAGCAAATTAGAGACTATGAGCAAAATTAGTAAAGATTTGAATGGACATGATGGTGTAAAGAGTTATTCAAATATATTGTCCTGTGTGGAGGGAATGTTACTTCTTTTAGAACAGGCCACAATAACTGGAAGGGCAAATGTGTTGGATGAAAATGAGTTTGTTGATGCTGATGTGATTTATCAAAAGTCTGTTGCCTTTGCAAAGACAGCTCCACGAGGTCCACTTTTCAAAAGTGCACGAAGGAAGTCCGGCCTTGGGAAAAGCATGCCAGATAAGAGTGTAAGAGTAAAGAAGCATTCTATAGAACATGAAGAACCTAGTGATGTTGAAAGGAAATATGATGTTGACAGACGATTGGGAAAGCAGAGAAATGATCTTGCACAAGAGTTTCTATCGGATGTGGTTCCACGAGGTACACTGAGAGTGGATGAACTAGCGAAGTTACTTGCTTAG